From Acidimicrobiia bacterium, the proteins below share one genomic window:
- a CDS encoding dethiobiotin synthase, whose amino-acid sequence MTDVHAARHRPRGLVLVSGTGTGVGKTFFAAVTLGLLRDRGLLVAARKPVQSFDPGESPLDSEVLAASTGEEPGVVCPTHRSYERSLAPPMAAEALGLPAFTIGELASEIQWPDGVVVGMVEGAGGPRSPLAADGDTVDLARAIAPDLVVIVVDAGLGAINAARVSAEPFEAQPVVVALNRFDDADDVHRRNADWLGLRAGLDVVTSPTELATRVAP is encoded by the coding sequence GTGACCGACGTCCACGCCGCCCGTCACCGGCCCCGTGGTCTGGTGCTCGTCTCGGGGACCGGCACCGGCGTGGGCAAGACCTTCTTTGCCGCGGTCACACTTGGCCTGCTGCGCGACCGCGGGTTGCTCGTCGCGGCGCGCAAGCCCGTGCAGTCGTTCGACCCAGGTGAGAGCCCGCTCGACTCCGAGGTGCTGGCCGCTTCGACGGGAGAGGAACCCGGCGTCGTGTGCCCGACCCACCGCAGCTACGAGCGCTCGCTCGCGCCACCGATGGCCGCCGAGGCACTCGGACTGCCCGCGTTCACGATCGGCGAGCTCGCGTCGGAGATTCAATGGCCCGACGGCGTGGTGGTCGGGATGGTCGAGGGCGCGGGTGGACCGCGCTCTCCGCTCGCGGCCGACGGCGACACCGTTGACCTTGCACGGGCGATCGCGCCCGACCTGGTCGTCATCGTCGTCGATGCCGGACTCGGCGCGATCAACGCGGCGAGGGTCAGCGCGGAGCCTTTCGAGGCGCAGCCTGTGGTCGTGGCGCTCAACCGGTTCGACGACGCCGACGACGTGCATCGTCGCAACGCCGACTGGCTGGGGCTGCGCGCCGGCCTCGATGTCGTCACCAGCCCGACCGAGCTCGCGACCCGCGTCGCTCCCTAA